From the Phycisphaerae bacterium genome, one window contains:
- a CDS encoding sugar-binding protein, which produces MLRTCLFCQSLILLGLLSAPAEAVAPPEWAVMECRGLKAWTEVIYYWIDRQAEDGSFGFGLNDDCEFYEMWPIVVMAADDQRIIESLRKALDWVWYNESLMDGYESGARDVAHAAEVTSNTQPLMTIIDYGNPVFIERMMTTSKNVEKWTAVNARGHRHFRSNFFGSQEIWEHAYFGSDAGICARAMIPAMHLLWYNRDPHLARYCLEWGRAWVDHAKETAYGKPYGMLPCEVVFATDEAGGFTRTWYTGAVVLHNQRIRLLELLILDYAISGDPDFLLPARTELGMYGMLRHGYAIKDILGPENRSNADSVTLPPDEKTRYGRTGAELLYTYRWATGDHEYDRWWGSPPRMTRQIALEAGRKAVEYARVEAEKARRINIRNGTDNYEASIDLLGEHFPLLYYGTDHSSPDFVDLPFPPVRWLRGDYELAVVMLEHSLTRFKALCCNVGEKPRSIGAQLFQLEPGAYRVTFGIDANADDRPDRLVRDETVIIERGSILDFDLEPGYEYIMEFIQLAEGPAWESRADVAVCSDDLFCVPAAPDPGTEAELRIRVHNIGTEDARQVKVLAEELGSGRVIGEQLIETLACPRALVPSSVMVSMPWRVGPKATGVRVRVDTGNLVKEIYEGNNAAERRLADLPEGPRPLRPIYLPGWYRDQQKGPVPELTAVYVEGITVDGRLDEPGWQKAERIGPLRTNHNEPSEKPTYVRLAYGSDAFYVAIEATEPRMDLLVANARGPDSAGIFGDDSFEVFIDSRFDKMDYYQFAANTAGATIEGRFYNFTLYNEPWECKVQKGKDLWVAEVRIPFKSVNAQPQPGSKWGVNVYRTAMTFTMPQSLEDREKGWKHTEQIALSPTFTGYHEVGRFAAVTFGPKQ; this is translated from the coding sequence ATGCTGAGGACTTGTCTTTTTTGCCAGTCGTTAATTCTGCTCGGATTGCTTTCTGCCCCGGCCGAGGCCGTTGCTCCGCCCGAATGGGCGGTTATGGAATGTCGCGGGCTCAAGGCCTGGACGGAGGTGATCTATTACTGGATCGATCGCCAAGCCGAGGACGGCAGCTTCGGGTTCGGGCTTAACGATGACTGCGAGTTCTACGAGATGTGGCCGATTGTCGTCATGGCGGCGGACGATCAGCGGATTATCGAATCGCTGCGCAAGGCCCTCGACTGGGTGTGGTACAACGAGTCGCTGATGGATGGTTATGAGTCCGGTGCCCGTGACGTGGCCCACGCGGCCGAGGTGACGTCCAACACCCAACCGCTGATGACGATCATCGACTACGGCAATCCCGTGTTCATCGAACGCATGATGACCACAAGCAAGAATGTCGAGAAATGGACCGCCGTCAACGCCAGGGGCCACCGTCATTTCCGATCCAACTTTTTTGGTTCCCAGGAGATCTGGGAACACGCCTATTTCGGGTCGGATGCCGGTATTTGCGCCCGCGCGATGATTCCTGCGATGCATCTGTTGTGGTACAACCGCGATCCCCACCTGGCTCGTTATTGCCTGGAATGGGGCCGGGCATGGGTCGACCACGCCAAGGAGACGGCCTATGGCAAGCCTTACGGAATGCTGCCGTGCGAGGTGGTGTTTGCCACGGATGAGGCCGGCGGATTCACGCGCACCTGGTATACCGGGGCGGTCGTCCTCCATAATCAGCGTATCCGCTTGCTCGAGCTGCTGATTCTCGACTATGCGATCAGCGGCGATCCGGACTTTCTGCTCCCGGCGCGCACGGAACTGGGCATGTACGGGATGCTTCGGCACGGATATGCGATCAAGGACATTCTCGGTCCGGAGAATCGCTCGAACGCCGATTCTGTCACGCTGCCGCCGGACGAGAAGACCCGCTACGGACGGACGGGTGCAGAATTGCTTTACACCTATCGCTGGGCCACTGGGGACCACGAGTACGATCGCTGGTGGGGTTCGCCGCCCCGTATGACGAGACAGATCGCACTCGAAGCCGGCAGGAAAGCCGTTGAGTACGCCCGGGTTGAGGCCGAGAAGGCGAGGCGGATCAATATCAGGAACGGGACGGACAATTACGAAGCGTCCATCGACCTGTTGGGCGAGCACTTCCCGCTGTTGTACTACGGTACCGACCACTCCAGCCCCGATTTTGTGGATTTGCCGTTTCCACCGGTGCGGTGGCTGCGAGGCGACTATGAGCTGGCCGTGGTCATGCTCGAACACAGCCTGACCCGCTTCAAGGCACTGTGCTGCAACGTGGGCGAGAAACCTCGCTCCATCGGTGCTCAACTTTTCCAGTTGGAGCCCGGGGCATATCGAGTGACCTTCGGGATCGACGCCAATGCGGACGATCGGCCGGACCGGCTGGTTCGCGATGAAACCGTCATCATTGAACGAGGCTCCATTCTGGATTTCGACCTGGAGCCGGGTTACGAGTATATCATGGAGTTCATTCAGTTGGCTGAAGGCCCCGCTTGGGAATCGCGGGCGGATGTGGCGGTCTGTAGCGACGACCTGTTTTGCGTTCCGGCGGCTCCAGATCCGGGGACGGAGGCAGAACTGAGAATTCGGGTGCACAACATCGGCACTGAGGACGCCCGGCAGGTGAAGGTGCTGGCCGAGGAACTGGGCTCCGGCAGGGTCATCGGAGAGCAACTCATCGAGACATTGGCTTGTCCCCGTGCCCTGGTGCCCAGCAGCGTGATGGTCTCGATGCCCTGGCGGGTCGGCCCAAAGGCAACGGGCGTGCGCGTGCGGGTGGACACGGGCAATCTGGTGAAGGAAATCTACGAGGGCAACAACGCGGCCGAGCGAAGATTGGCTGATTTGCCCGAAGGACCGCGCCCGCTGCGCCCCATTTACCTGCCCGGTTGGTACCGTGACCAGCAGAAAGGGCCGGTGCCGGAGTTGACCGCCGTCTATGTCGAAGGGATCACCGTTGACGGTCGCCTGGACGAGCCCGGCTGGCAGAAGGCCGAGCGCATCGGTCCGCTCAGGACCAACCACAATGAACCGTCCGAGAAGCCCACGTACGTGCGGCTCGCGTACGGCTCGGACGCTTTCTACGTGGCCATCGAGGCCACGGAGCCGAGGATGGACCTGCTCGTAGCCAATGCCCGAGGACCGGATAGCGCGGGTATCTTCGGCGACGATTCCTTTGAGGTGTTCATCGACAGCAGGTTCGACAAGATGGATTACTATCAATTCGCTGCTAACACGGCCGGTGCCACGATCGAGGGACGGTTCTACAACTTCACCTTGTACAACGAACCATGGGAATGCAAGGTCCAGAAGGGAAAGGATCTTTGGGTTGCCGAGGTGCGCATCCCGTTCAAGTCGGTTAATGCACAGCCGCAACCGGGCAGCAAGTGGGGTGTTAACGTCTACAGAACGGCCATGACGTTCACTATGCCGCAGTCCTTGGAAGATCGCGAAAAGGGCTGGAAACATACGGAGCAGATCGCCCTCTCACCGACCTTCACGGGTTATCATGAGGTGGGACGATTCGCTGCGGTTACCTTTGGTCCGAAGCAATGA
- a CDS encoding metallophosphoesterase, whose product MIGRTVSMFVVVCACVILFHAVSGCGTSQGASSSSFTFTVTADIEGAAFTAPDELRLLFRDIKDTGGPGAFMIHVGDHMPGIEAQDIELKKAFGADFPWYCVLGNNDQKEPEKSMRFIRSHLRELPYIVNVGPFNSETTTYSFDYGDAHFVVLNLYYDGCTDHGTRRPGTAGKVIPQLYYWLADDLAATDKKWIFVAAHEPAFPQPDADWGDVRHENDSLNEYPAQRDALWELLSDHRVVAYFNGHIHRYARYLKDGVWQVSVAQSRGNSKYDSYVRVHVGRSEVTFDVYRPLHEGVFRKTDTWEVTRPDGPTAFPHAMADPDAAWVGIEYVKQLSLTQRCPATDWSVIEGPPGLTVDRHGFVRGWTPTAQHVGSDRSITVRAANTRGVAEVTWPVRVSPLPADTVAMFPFNTGPEGWRLETWMGGKYGPASISWQVLGGHPGGTVFSVGHGANDDNRCTREGTILTRAISTRGFRDIRVEFDVIGDLAAPPCGQTDGVEGGVDGSSEDQLGVCYSTTGPEGPWTTARVFKAGDLPAEWTRKVVDLSTAQGTADNPDFALRLVWQFNTFSDSGRIDNVAVLGAR is encoded by the coding sequence ATGATCGGAAGAACCGTGTCTATGTTTGTCGTCGTGTGTGCTTGCGTGATCTTGTTCCACGCGGTCAGCGGATGCGGTACTTCTCAAGGCGCCTCGTCTTCGTCCTTCACTTTCACCGTAACCGCGGACATCGAGGGTGCCGCTTTTACGGCTCCCGACGAATTGCGTCTTCTTTTTCGGGACATCAAGGACACGGGTGGACCGGGTGCATTCATGATTCATGTGGGCGACCATATGCCGGGAATCGAAGCCCAGGACATTGAGCTGAAGAAGGCCTTTGGGGCCGACTTCCCCTGGTACTGCGTGCTGGGCAACAACGACCAGAAAGAGCCCGAGAAATCGATGCGGTTCATCCGCAGTCACCTTCGTGAGTTGCCGTACATCGTCAACGTCGGGCCTTTCAACAGCGAGACGACCACGTACTCATTCGACTACGGCGACGCACACTTTGTTGTCTTGAATCTTTACTACGACGGGTGCACGGACCACGGTACGCGACGGCCGGGCACGGCCGGCAAGGTCATCCCTCAGCTCTACTACTGGCTGGCCGACGACCTTGCCGCCACCGACAAGAAATGGATTTTCGTCGCAGCCCATGAACCCGCCTTCCCTCAGCCGGACGCCGATTGGGGCGACGTCCGGCATGAGAACGACAGTCTGAACGAGTACCCTGCCCAGCGTGATGCCCTCTGGGAACTGCTCAGCGACCACCGCGTGGTGGCATACTTCAACGGGCACATACATCGTTATGCGCGGTATCTCAAAGACGGTGTCTGGCAGGTCAGCGTTGCACAGTCGCGAGGCAACTCCAAGTACGACAGCTACGTCCGCGTCCACGTCGGGCGCAGCGAAGTGACCTTCGATGTCTATCGCCCTCTGCACGAAGGCGTCTTTCGAAAGACGGACACATGGGAAGTCACAAGGCCCGACGGGCCGACGGCCTTTCCGCACGCCATGGCCGACCCGGACGCGGCGTGGGTTGGGATCGAATACGTCAAACAACTGTCACTGACCCAGCGATGCCCGGCGACCGACTGGTCGGTGATTGAGGGCCCGCCCGGGCTCACCGTTGACCGGCATGGGTTCGTTCGTGGCTGGACTCCAACAGCGCAGCACGTCGGCAGCGATCGGAGCATCACCGTCCGAGCGGCCAACACTAGGGGCGTGGCCGAGGTGACGTGGCCCGTCCGTGTTTCGCCGCTACCGGCCGATACCGTCGCCATGTTCCCGTTCAACACCGGTCCGGAAGGTTGGAGACTGGAGACTTGGATGGGCGGCAAGTATGGGCCGGCGAGCATATCCTGGCAGGTTCTTGGCGGGCATCCGGGCGGAACCGTTTTCTCGGTCGGTCACGGTGCCAATGATGACAACCGCTGCACGCGAGAAGGGACGATCCTGACGCGAGCCATCTCCACCAGAGGATTCCGAGACATCCGAGTTGAGTTTGATGTGATTGGCGATCTGGCCGCCCCGCCGTGCGGACAAACCGACGGCGTTGAGGGCGGCGTCGACGGCTCCAGCGAAGATCAGCTCGGCGTCTGCTACAGCACCACGGGACCAGAGGGGCCGTGGACAACCGCCCGCGTCTTCAAGGCCGGTGACCTGCCCGCCGAATGGACTCGAAAAGTGGTCGATCTCTCAACAGCTCAAGGAACGGCAGACAACCCCGACTTCGCGCTGCGGCTTGTGTGGCAATTCAACACCTTCAGCGACTCGGGCCGCATCGACAACGTGGCCGTCCTGGGTGCTCGTTGA
- a CDS encoding DUF1080 domain-containing protein gives MIKSMLRVIVCGAFAACVAAILGADTGPEPKPPVRTNKLRVLIVTGGHDFQRKEFFEMFDGHPDVAWEEVQQPEAQKWFAPDKADSYDVMVWYDMYSQITEESRKNLEALLKKGKPLVAMHHAAGDYQDWPEAIKIIGAKFNLKPGPTERKPSFKHDVKVRVKIADPQHPITRFMKDFEIEDETYKDMEFLEGTHPLLTTDEPTSDKVIAWTHTYHKSPVVYIQLGHDAKAYTNPNLRRLVVQSIRFVAGRLPDPSTEGFVQLLNGTDFTGWTIVGDPKGFWFTDGVLRSESGKGGLWMRTNKIYRDFILRVEWRIGKDGNSGVFVRAAAEGYPWETGSEIQISNEPRDIAHCTGSLYGTVAVDPRPDETADVWHMFEIHCRGYHYKVFADNIPVVDVDAKTIPALAAKPLEGYIGVQDSHNRTSYVEYRGIWVKELTPMSSDKEPAWRVGTQAYTFNRFTFFEAVDKASSIGLKYIEAYPGQRLSPGLGSAKFDHDMAPDLRQTTKTKLAEAGIRLVNYGVVGLGNDEAAARKVFEFAKDMGIETIVSEPEPGSFQMLDKLTQEYEINVAIHNHPKPSRYWNPDTVLDAIKGTNSRIGACADTGHWLRSGLDPIECLKKLEGRIICLHLKDLNEKAMTAHDVHWGEGVANMKGILAELKRQGFKGVFSAEYEHNWENNAPDVAACVQNFEKMAKELGMN, from the coding sequence ATGATCAAATCGATGCTGCGCGTAATCGTCTGTGGCGCATTCGCCGCATGTGTTGCCGCCATCCTAGGTGCCGATACCGGTCCGGAACCCAAGCCGCCAGTCCGGACCAACAAACTCCGCGTGCTCATCGTCACCGGCGGGCATGACTTCCAGCGGAAAGAGTTCTTCGAGATGTTCGACGGCCATCCGGACGTCGCCTGGGAAGAGGTCCAGCAGCCCGAGGCCCAGAAGTGGTTCGCCCCGGACAAGGCCGACAGCTACGATGTGATGGTCTGGTACGACATGTACTCGCAGATCACCGAGGAATCCCGCAAGAACCTTGAGGCCTTGTTGAAGAAGGGTAAGCCGCTGGTGGCCATGCACCATGCTGCAGGGGACTACCAGGACTGGCCCGAAGCGATCAAGATCATCGGGGCAAAGTTCAACCTCAAGCCCGGCCCCACGGAACGAAAGCCCTCGTTCAAGCATGACGTCAAGGTGCGGGTGAAGATCGCTGACCCGCAACATCCCATCACCCGTTTCATGAAGGACTTCGAGATCGAGGATGAAACATATAAGGACATGGAGTTCCTCGAAGGTACCCACCCATTGCTGACCACCGACGAGCCGACGAGCGACAAGGTAATTGCCTGGACGCACACCTATCACAAGAGCCCGGTGGTCTACATTCAGCTCGGACACGACGCCAAGGCATACACCAACCCGAACCTTCGTCGACTGGTCGTGCAGTCGATCCGGTTTGTCGCCGGCCGTCTGCCCGATCCGTCAACGGAGGGTTTCGTTCAACTCCTTAACGGCACAGACTTTACGGGTTGGACGATCGTCGGCGATCCCAAGGGCTTCTGGTTCACCGACGGCGTTCTGCGAAGCGAGAGCGGCAAAGGCGGCTTGTGGATGCGGACGAACAAGATTTATCGCGATTTCATCCTGCGGGTCGAGTGGCGGATCGGTAAGGACGGCAACTCGGGCGTGTTCGTGAGAGCCGCGGCAGAGGGCTATCCTTGGGAAACCGGCAGCGAGATCCAGATCAGCAATGAGCCTCGCGATATCGCCCACTGTACCGGGTCGCTCTACGGAACGGTGGCCGTCGATCCGCGACCGGACGAGACTGCCGACGTCTGGCACATGTTCGAGATTCACTGCCGCGGATACCACTACAAGGTCTTCGCGGACAACATCCCCGTCGTCGACGTCGATGCCAAGACCATCCCGGCCCTGGCCGCCAAGCCGCTGGAGGGCTATATCGGCGTCCAGGACTCCCACAACCGAACATCATACGTGGAATACCGTGGCATATGGGTCAAGGAGCTCACACCGATGAGTAGTGACAAGGAGCCGGCCTGGCGCGTCGGAACGCAGGCGTACACATTCAACCGGTTCACCTTCTTCGAGGCCGTCGACAAGGCCAGTTCGATCGGGCTGAAGTACATCGAAGCCTACCCCGGCCAAAGGCTGAGCCCCGGCCTTGGCAGCGCCAAGTTCGATCATGACATGGCCCCCGACCTGAGGCAGACGACCAAGACCAAGCTGGCCGAGGCGGGTATCAGACTGGTCAATTACGGCGTGGTCGGCCTTGGCAATGACGAAGCCGCAGCCCGCAAGGTGTTTGAGTTCGCCAAGGATATGGGCATCGAAACAATCGTGTCCGAGCCGGAGCCGGGCAGCTTCCAGATGCTCGACAAGCTCACTCAGGAGTATGAAATCAACGTGGCTATTCACAATCATCCCAAGCCGTCACGGTACTGGAACCCGGACACGGTGCTGGACGCGATCAAGGGAACGAACTCCAGAATCGGGGCCTGCGCCGACACCGGCCATTGGCTTCGGTCCGGGCTTGACCCGATCGAGTGCCTCAAGAAGCTCGAAGGCCGGATCATCTGCCTGCATCTGAAAGATCTGAACGAAAAGGCGATGACCGCCCACGACGTCCACTGGGGCGAGGGCGTGGCGAACATGAAGGGCATCCTAGCCGAACTCAAACGGCAGGGCTTCAAGGGCGTCTTCTCTGCCGAATACGAGCACAACTGGGAGAACAACGCCCCCGACGTGGCGGCTTGTGTCCAGAATTTCGAGAAAATGGCGAAGGAACTGGGAATGAACTGA
- a CDS encoding radical SAM protein, with the protein MEIPRRARGDELLKPGQMTGLRESLRRISGKHDLASVIACAFDHRTRMLPFIYADTRMAPAGVRAIGSAMADVGFSKTRIVLQQWNPNFKPSLMRLDGRVPDLFMVSSMQIHTAQCHALIRDACRIDPSKRPLIIAGGPKVIYEPWDVFSSDPRQPWGADVAVTGEEYVLLSLMEVLLSVRAEGEPLRSAFRRARDGGMLDGIPGLVYSLGEKDGVAEELVDTGTQRLLSDLDELPHPVLGYRLLEPPSREATLAAESLQAGRVRKYSPLASLVLTFGCKFNCPYCPIPAYNQRQHRAKSGARIADEFIRLHQEYGIRYFFGTDDNFFNNKQRTLGIVETLARSAINGGKFRKTVRWATEVTVHDTLQMRDHLSLVRAGGIRALWLGVEDMTGALIRKGQSVDGTEEVFRLLSRHGIVPMPMMMHHDGQPLYTRGSPCGLLNQVRLLRRAGAAGLQVLMITPATGSRGYEESFTSGLTYAIAAGRQVEQHMLDGNYVVASRDPRPWRKQLNIMLAYLYFYNPLRFLRAIIRPRTRLYLADAMMQVLGMWGTIQTVRRTLGWALCLKRGPIRRHTRPPQPAVPVRKAAVSTSVLAQADA; encoded by the coding sequence ATGGAGATACCGCGTCGGGCACGCGGCGATGAGTTGCTCAAGCCGGGCCAGATGACCGGCCTGCGAGAATCCCTGCGCCGAATCTCGGGCAAGCACGACCTGGCAAGCGTGATCGCCTGCGCCTTCGACCATCGCACACGAATGCTCCCTTTTATTTACGCCGACACCCGCATGGCTCCCGCCGGCGTGAGGGCGATCGGCTCGGCGATGGCGGACGTCGGGTTTTCGAAGACCCGTATCGTGCTGCAACAGTGGAATCCCAACTTCAAGCCCAGCCTGATGCGGCTCGACGGTCGCGTTCCCGATCTCTTCATGGTTTCGAGCATGCAGATTCACACCGCTCAGTGCCATGCCCTGATTCGCGACGCCTGCCGTATCGACCCTTCCAAGAGACCCTTGATCATCGCCGGAGGCCCGAAGGTCATTTACGAACCATGGGATGTGTTCAGTTCTGATCCTCGGCAGCCCTGGGGTGCCGACGTGGCCGTGACCGGCGAGGAATATGTGCTGCTGAGTCTAATGGAGGTCCTGCTGAGCGTGCGAGCGGAAGGCGAACCGTTGCGGTCAGCCTTTCGACGAGCCCGTGACGGCGGCATGCTCGATGGGATCCCCGGGCTGGTGTACTCTTTGGGTGAGAAAGACGGCGTAGCCGAAGAGCTTGTCGACACCGGCACACAACGGCTGCTGAGCGACCTCGACGAGCTGCCGCACCCGGTTTTGGGGTATCGACTGCTTGAGCCGCCGAGCCGCGAGGCCACCCTGGCCGCCGAGAGCCTGCAGGCCGGCCGCGTGCGGAAGTACAGCCCGCTGGCGTCGCTGGTGCTGACCTTCGGCTGCAAGTTCAACTGTCCCTATTGCCCCATACCGGCATATAACCAACGACAGCATCGGGCCAAGAGCGGGGCGCGCATTGCCGACGAGTTCATCCGGCTGCACCAGGAATATGGCATCCGCTATTTCTTCGGGACGGACGACAACTTCTTCAACAACAAGCAACGGACGCTGGGAATTGTCGAGACTCTGGCCCGCAGTGCGATCAACGGAGGCAAGTTCCGCAAGACGGTCCGCTGGGCGACCGAAGTAACGGTTCACGACACCCTGCAAATGCGGGATCACCTCTCACTTGTTCGGGCAGGCGGGATAAGGGCCCTGTGGCTTGGTGTGGAAGATATGACGGGCGCACTGATTCGGAAGGGCCAGAGCGTCGATGGGACCGAAGAGGTGTTTCGTCTCTTATCGAGACACGGCATTGTTCCGATGCCCATGATGATGCACCACGATGGCCAGCCCTTGTATACGCGCGGCAGCCCCTGCGGCCTGCTGAACCAGGTGCGTTTGCTTCGCCGAGCCGGGGCTGCCGGCCTGCAGGTGTTGATGATTACCCCGGCAACGGGATCCAGGGGATATGAAGAAAGCTTCACTTCCGGCCTGACGTACGCTATCGCAGCCGGTCGCCAGGTCGAGCAGCACATGCTGGACGGCAACTATGTGGTGGCATCCCGGGACCCGCGGCCCTGGCGCAAACAGTTGAACATCATGCTGGCGTACCTCTACTTCTACAATCCGCTGCGCTTTCTCCGGGCAATCATCCGGCCCAGGACCAGGCTTTATCTCGCGGATGCTATGATGCAGGTTCTCGGAATGTGGGGCACCATTCAGACCGTTCGGCGCACGCTTGGCTGGGCATTGTGTCTGAAGCGAGGCCCGATCAGGCGGCACACTCGCCCGCCACAGCCCGCCGTCCCTGTGCGGAAAGCGGCTGTCTCGACGTCGGTTCTGGCCCAGGCGGATGCGTAA